One part of the Glycine soja cultivar W05 chromosome 11, ASM419377v2, whole genome shotgun sequence genome encodes these proteins:
- the LOC114375950 gene encoding uncharacterized protein LOC114375950: MKLVSFNVRGLGGTARGKFIRKIIQKEEVQFICIQEKKRKKKKEVNGKPLRYYLWGDNDVGWVASPSIGHAGGLLCMCDSNYFLLKNEFGGRGYVGLEGLWKDKERDVVIINIYAPNDIEGRRRMWEELREKKTSSTITCWCLIGDFNCVKRAYERVGVAGEDENVAERDQFNAFIRDMELEDAPCVGRKFTWYRPNGRARSKLDRMMTTRDWFTMWPGSTQYILDRNIPDHCPIFVKNNCVDWGPKSFKVLDYWFSDKKFSKYVESWKAIRCEGWGACTKRKAKRVEKISKSVELGAFWKLGKKRITYFKPIELD; the protein is encoded by the coding sequence ATGAAGCTAGTCTCTTTCAATGTTAGAGGCCTAGGGGGGACGGCAAGAGGAAAGTTTATCcgaaaaatcatacaaaaagaAGAAGTTCAATTCATATGCAtccaagagaagaaaagaaaaaaaaaaaaagaggtaaatggCAAACCCTTACGTTACTATTTATGGGGAGATAATGATGTAGGGTGGGTAGCCTCACCATCTATTGGCCATGCGGGAGGGTTGCTTTGTATGTGTgattcaaattattttctacTTAAAAATGAGTTTGGAGGGAGAGGATATGTAGGACTAGAAGGGTTGTGGAAAGATAAGGAGAGGGATGTTGTTATAATCAATATTTACGCTCCTAATGACATTGAGGGTAGGAGAAGAATGTGGGAAGagttaagagagaaaaaaacaagtAGCACAATTACTTGTTGGTGTTTGATAGGAGATTTTAATTGTGTGAAGAGGGCTTATGAGAGAGTAGGGGTAGCGGGGGAAGATGAAAATGTTGCTGAGAGGGATCAGTTCAATGCTTTCATTAGAGACATGGAACTAGAAGATGCACCTTGTGTAGGGAGGAAATTCACTTGGTACCGCCCAAATGGAAGGGCAAGGAGCAAGCTTGATAGAATGATGACAACAAGAGATTGGTTCACAATGTGGCCGGGAAGTACACAATACATTCTTGATAGGAATATACCGGATCATTGTCCAATTTTTGTCAAGAATAATTGTGTTGATTGGGGACCAAAATCTTTCAAGGTCCTTGATTATTGGTTCTCGGATAAAAAGTTCTCAAAATACGTGGAGTCTTGGAAGGCTATTAGATGTGAAGGATGGGGAGCTTGTACTAAAAGAAAAGCTAAAAGAGTTGAAAAAATATCTAAGAGTGTGGAACTTGGAGCATTTTGGAAACTTGGAAAAAAGAGAATCACATATTTCAAACCAATTGAACTTGATTGA
- the LOC114374536 gene encoding protein CASPARIAN STRIP INTEGRITY FACTOR 1-like: MGTLMLLKKFTLLFLLISGSLLSTSFAGRVRSNSIKNFAKDVNAIEEGTPRKPLNKEEVRTIHERLLRANTKDYGRYDPSPSLSKPPFKLIPN; this comes from the exons ATGGGTACTCTCATGCTTCTCAAGAAGTTCACCCTCCTCTTTCTCCTCATTTCTGGATCACTTTTATCAACTTCCTTTGCAG GTAGAGTACGATCCAACTCTATCAAGAACTTCGCTAAAGATGTGAATGCAATCGAAGAG GGAACACCAAGGAAACCACTGAATAAGGAAGAAGTAAGAACCATCCATGAGAGGCTTCTTAGGGCTAACACAAAAGATTATGGACGATATGATCCATCCCCATCTCTTTCAAAGCCTCCTTTCAAGCTCATACCCAATTAA